The window GGCGGTGGAGCGTACCGGAAGCGGATCATCTGTCTTGGAACTAACCTGGGCGGATGACTGCGATGGCCCCGACCAGGACCGCGACGGACCTGTCGTTTCTTCTTGATCACACGAGTCATGTGCTGCGGACGCGGATGGCGGCGGCGCTGGCCGAGATCGGGCTGACCGCGCGGATGCACTGTGTGCTGGTGCATGCGCTGGAGCAGGAGCGGACGCAGATTCAGCTGGCGGAGCTCGGCGACATGGATAAGACGACCATGGTGGTGACCGTGGACGCGCTGGAGAAGGCCGGGTATGCGGAGCGGCGGCCGTCCAGCGCCGATCGGCGGGCGCGGATCATCGCGGTCACGCCGGCGGGGGCTGAGGTCGCCAAACGCAGTCAGGAGATCGTCGACGGAGTGCATCGGGAGGCGCTCGGTTCGGTTCCCGAGGACGAACGGGAGGTGCTGGTCAGAGTGTTGAACCGGCTGGCGACCGGGCATCTCGCGACACCTGTCGAGGGGGGCCGCCGGGCTCGGGAGCGCGCCAAGTAGTTCCGACCGGGATCGTCTGCAACAAAACTATCTGCTAGCGTCCTTCCCGTCGAACCGTGATGGGGAGGTCTTCATGCATCGCTGGACCGCGCTCGGCGTCCTGTCCGCCGCCGGGCTGATGACGATTCTCGACGGCAGCATCGTGACCGTGGCGATGCCCGCGATCCAGCAGGACGTCGGCTTCAGCCCGGCCGGCCTGAGCTGGATGGTCAACGCGTACCTGATCCCGTTCGGCGGGCTGCTGCTGCTCGCCGGACGGCTCGGTGACCTGATCGGGCGGCGGATCATGTTCCTGGCCGGCAACGCCGTCTTCACCGGCGCGTCGCTGCTGGCCGGACTCGCCGGCGGGCCGGGCCTGCTGATCACCGCCCGGTTCCTGCAAGGGGTCGGCAGCGCGATGGCGTCGGCCGTGGTGCTCGGCATCCTGGTCACGATCTTCACCGACGTTGGGGAACGCGGCCGGGCCATCGCGATCTTCAGCTTCACCGGCGCCGCCGGAGCGTCCATCGGGCAGGTGCTCGGCGGGGTGCTCACCGATGTCCTGAGCTGGCCGTGGATCTTCTTCATCAACGTGCCGATCGGCCTGGCCACGATCCTTCTCGCGGTACGGGTACTGCCTCGCGATCGAGGCCTGGGCCTGTCCGCGGGCGCTGATGTGATCGGGGCGGTGCTGGTGACCTCGGGGTTGATGCTCGGCATCTACACCGTCGTCGAAGGTGGGCGACACGCGTGGACCGGGATCGTGGCGCTCGTGCTGCTGGCCGGGTTCGTGGCCCGACAGGCGACCGCGACCGACCCGCTCATGCCGCTGCGGATCTTCCGGTCCCGCAACGTGACCGGGGCCAACCTGACCCAGATGCTGGCGCTGTCCGGGATGTTCGCGTTCCAGATCCTGGTCGCTCTCTACATGCAGAAGGTGCTCGGCTACACCGCCCTCGAAACCGGGCTCGCGATGCTTCCGGCGGCGGTCGGGATCGGGGTGG of the Actinoplanes sichuanensis genome contains:
- a CDS encoding MarR family winged helix-turn-helix transcriptional regulator, translating into MTAMAPTRTATDLSFLLDHTSHVLRTRMAAALAEIGLTARMHCVLVHALEQERTQIQLAELGDMDKTTMVVTVDALEKAGYAERRPSSADRRARIIAVTPAGAEVAKRSQEIVDGVHREALGSVPEDEREVLVRVLNRLATGHLATPVEGGRRARERAK
- a CDS encoding MFS transporter, which translates into the protein MHRWTALGVLSAAGLMTILDGSIVTVAMPAIQQDVGFSPAGLSWMVNAYLIPFGGLLLLAGRLGDLIGRRIMFLAGNAVFTGASLLAGLAGGPGLLITARFLQGVGSAMASAVVLGILVTIFTDVGERGRAIAIFSFTGAAGASIGQVLGGVLTDVLSWPWIFFINVPIGLATILLAVRVLPRDRGLGLSAGADVIGAVLVTSGLMLGIYTVVEGGRHAWTGIVALVLLAGFVARQATATDPLMPLRIFRSRNVTGANLTQMLALSGMFAFQILVALYMQKVLGYTALETGLAMLPAAVGIGVVSLFVSARVTARFGGRVVLIAGLVLLIAAMGLLTRIPVRAGYVTDLLPVMLLISGGGLVLPALAGLGMSGARGSDAGLASGLFNTTQQVGMAIGVAVLSTLAASRTDELLAAGGSPAAALTGGYRLAFAVSAGLLVAGLAVAVAVLRKPEGATSQDRGGDPRPRRRITR